The genomic DNA CCAGGTAGGGAGCCCAACAGCTTCAATGAATCGCTGCTTCCTTTCAGAGACCTGGTTCTTGACGCAAACTTCCTGGCACAAAATCTTGCAAGGCATAAAAGAAAACCCCAACATCCTCAGATTTTAAAGCCCCCACAGGAAAAGTCCGAACACCACAAATGGGTGGGGGAAGGAATGTCCAATCCCTTACCTGGTAATACCAACTACATGCCATGGCCTAGTGAATCAGGTTTGCCATTGGTTTCGTCTGGCCCTCATTTTGTGACTTTGCCCCAGGACCCCTCGCTCAGTGCGGCACATTTAAAGCCTAAATTCCTTGCCTCATTCAAAGACTTCTGGAAGACACGTGTAGGCTCTGGCCAAAGGATTCCACCTCATGTTCCTGGAAATGCATTTCAACAGTGGAGCTCTGCTGCTGACCACCAAGTAAATATGTTGATATTGATGATTTTAAGAATTTCCTGACACTCTTTTTGACTAATGTGTCTCTTGCAGGACTGAACCAACCTCTTCAGAGAGAAGGTGGAAATCGGAAGTGGAAATGAGTTACCTTCAATGTGAATAAACAATTGAGACAGACTATCTGaccttgtgatttttttttttttcttcaaataaacTTAGGAATTTGTTTCACTTTAGTCAGAGGGTTGCATTTTGCTAAGAGTGGGGTGTAGAAACATTTGGAAAGTGGGTGTAAGAACGGAATGTAACtggttgttttttctctttggaCATGAGCAGTCAAGGAcaacttttttcctttttttttttttctttgactagTTTCAAAGTTGACAGTTCACACTCGGTACTTGGCATTACATCCGCTGTGTAGAGTCAAAAGGTGCATTGCCCTGAACCtatttgtcttgtttattttgcCTTACCATGAACTAGCACTTCCTGAACATTGACCCATTTATGTAAATACATTCACTAGAATTTACCCATTCATCAACAGTGGCCTTGTTcctaaaaagagaaatattaaCATTCCCAAAGTTCCACATAGTAATTCTAACATtagtttatttatacattttgataaaatattttactCTTATAACAggctttttcctcttttgaacATATTTTGAATATCATATGAaatctttaattcattttaattagtgACTACcagattatttaaatgttttttgaaaattCATGTAACAATCTGTGAACTGCCCGATCTTTGGATATTAAAAGAATCTCATTCTGAAACATTTGagtaatgtttaaaatgttgagtTGTCTTGAACGCTTAGTGGTACAGGACAAAATTTGAgtaacaatttttttttgttgtgttagtGGAAATGTCAGTGGGTTCACAGGAATGTCATTGGCATCAGTCAACACAATCGGCAAACAGCACTTAGTTTTGCAATCACCCTTAAAGATGAAGCATGAATGattaaatgcattttggtgCAGTTGAAGTTCTGTATAGAGGTAATCAGTGTGTCCTCATCAAACCTGTAAATGGCCTTAGGATAACTCTCTATCCTTCACTGACTGCTATTGTCAAATGTATTGAAGTAGAATtgtttcaatacattttagagGATGCATGATGACCACAAAGTAAGAACACAAAAAGCTTTGACTTGAGATTTATTCAGCAGCATCAAATGCAACTCTTTATCTTCTGTTTTACAGAAATTTCAGGAGTTTTGCAATGCAAAATGCTCTTGTGTGATTTGACAATTTCAAATAATGGATTATTCCATGTTTGTAGGAAGTGTATTGGTAGTACAGCTACCTCTCACAGGACATGCTCATTTATGAATTAAAGTCACTAATTACTCTAGTACCAGAAAGTATAGAGAGTCTGTGGGACCTGAACACTTAAAAGAATCTGACCCTTCCTGGGCACACTGGCACAAGAGAAATGGGGTCTATTTGAGTTGCAGGGGTGTCAACCAATGCAGAGGCGGGTACGGCGGGTACGGCGGGTACGGCGGGTACGGCAGGTACATCTCTCTTCACCACAATAACAGGGACCTCAGAACTGGCTGAGGCTGATGCAGTGTTAACAGCTAGAGCAGGATCAGGAACTGGATCAGCAGCTGGATCAGCAGCTGGATCAGCAGCTGGGTCAGCAGCTGGTTCTGCAGCTGGTTCTGCAGCTGGTTCTGCAGCTGGATCTGCAGCTGGATCAGCAGCaggtgcagctgctgcagcagtatCAACCACTGCAGGGGCCACAGGTACAACTTCATCTGACTCTGCTGAttctgcagacagaaagacacttAGCTGAGGGTCATGGAGAGTAGTCAGTTTGTGGTGTCTCAGACCGTGCTTCTGTGACAGGCCTGCATGTACGTGGACCACTGGTGGCAAGGCAGGAGCTGCAGTGCTGTTGCCATCTACAACAGGAATCTGAAAAGGTGTATACATCAACACAGATTTAGAAAAAACAATTCATACAAATGTAGTATAGTAAAGTTTGTGACTTATTTTTGGCCATCACAAAATATTTGGAGAAGAATTGCAGTATTTTACCAGAGTGGGAAATATCTTGCAGTCCACTGTGTGATCAGCACTCGAACCTTTGGCAGAACAAATACCACGTTCCTagtagagaaaataaaaacacagttttgttcATGTTGAACTGTTGGTGACCACATTTATCATTTCCCTGTCTTCTTCGATTAGCTTACAAGCAGGTCtttttataaaacatatttttcctgtggaaaacaaaactgatgCTTTGTGTACTTACAGCCATCACATCATTCAGGGGCACGCAGGCATCATCAGTGCAATTAGCCTCAACTACAACATATTCTGCCAAATAGATTGGCCCACcaaacacaacctgaaacaAGGTATTGAGAAGTGTTGATGCATTGACCgacacaaattaaaatatgaaaaatggaACTGAACAGATTATGCTTGGGCACACCTGTGACGACATCCTTCCAACCTCCAGAACAGTGTATGTTACATTCACAGTTATGTTGTTGAAGGTTGCCAGAGAGGCCTGGACAAAGTCCAGCGCTGTGGTGTCATTTAGGGGAAGGAGGGTAGGACAGTCCAAGCAAAAGTCTTCTGTTGATTCTATACGTCATCAAAGAAAGGCACATGCAGGTTTTTGTGTGTTGGGTGACACTTGTGTAGCATGTTCTGaatgtgagtgtctgtgttcTCATATGGCTAAGAGTGTGATCTGAAATGTTTACCCTCTGTTTTACACTTGAATGCAGTGACAGTCAGAGCTCCGCCAACCTTCTTCAGCACCACATCACAGTCTCCTTCTACTGCCTGATTTGAGACAAGGAATCAGTCCAAATAACATTCAATCTGGACATTagttttttctcattattttataTCCTAAAACGATCGTCATCTTTATATTTGGTTGAATTCTTGTAGCTCAAGGAAGAGAGCTTCTGTGTACTAATGCTATGCAGTCTCACCGTCAATGCTTTGGGTCTGACTGTGCAGTTGGCAAGAGGTGTGGGGTCCAACACATGACAGTCTGTCTCCAGCAGGTCAACTTCCAGGACATATGTGTCTCCATCaagctaaaaacaacaacaaacaaaacattatttgaCAGAATTCGTTGTGTTGTATGATCGCCACATAGACAGAAGCCCCTAAGGTGAAATGTTCGGGTGTCATATTTGCCTGGATGAACATGCACATGAAGTTTCAAATGGCACTGAAAAATAGAGCAGAGTTTCTGACATGTTtgtgcaaatgtttgcatgcagaGGCACCATACATATGTATATCTGACTAAAATTCTGTTCCTGAGTCTACATCGTGTTCATAAGTTACACATTCATATCATAGTTTACAGTTTAATCTTTCAAATTTCAGATTTCAAATGATGTGATCCTGATTATCCAGTGGCCAAGAGGAAATAAATGTGATGAGTATTTTGCTATGTACGGCATTGCCCTGTTACTGCCTCAAAGTTgaaaaacaggagaagaaaaaaaggggtaACTATCTGTATAAATGTCTTTGCTTGTAACTACACAAGCTCTACACCTGCTGACTTACCCTATTAAGGATCTTGATGTCCTCGATCCTGTTCAGGGCATACTTGTAGCCATGAGTGTGCTGGGCATTGAGGTAATCCTGAGCCACCAGagcagcctcctctgcctcaggGGAGTCACACTGAGGTCGTAGCACATTGATCTGAGCCCATACCCCCACCAGTAGTACCAGAACCACGGTGATGCCCAGGGGATTCATTTCTGTGAGAGATGCACACACAAGAGGTATCAGAGCTGTCGAGCAGATAATGGtaaggaggagaggcagaactCATGCAGCCTGTGGTGTATATATCTTGTActtcaaacaggaaaacagagcCAAGTTAAATACCACGATCATCCCTCCTGCGTCACACGTGGGTCGTACTCTGGTTTTAGGATTGCTGCCAAAACAAATGTAAGCTGACAAAGTCTAGCGTGGGATGAGCGGTCTCAAGTTTAACTCGGGATGGTtgactgtgttttcatgtgagaCACCTAGAAACATCTCCactgtttgtgattttcatttGATAGCAGTGCCCAGATCTAGCACTAATGCTTCTTGAATCAAATACCATACAAAATGTGTGAAGAGCTTCATGTTCAAACACCCATATTGTGTAAGCAGCTGTGCCTCCTCACAGAGGTCAGAGTGAGGTCACAGCTACAGAGATGGGCCCCACTGTCAGTGTGACCATGCTCAGCTACACTTCACTGTAACCGGCTGATAGGGATTCAGCGACTTGCTCAATGACACTTCAGCAAAGAGGATATTTGCCAACAGGTGGGGCACAGTTGAGGGACTGACTACTGCCGCCCACATATTTACTCTGGACCATCTGCATAATACACTGATGTTGCTTCAGGTCAGGACCACGCTGCAAACAGAGATACTAATGAGAGAATTACTTAAGACAGTGTTTTCTCAAACAGACGTcagcaataaaacactgacaaatgaCATCTGTTATACCcacttatgttgtttttatctattGGTTTACTTTTCACACTATTTGAGATGACAAGGCTGAGAAGATGCCTAATAGCTTTGGTTACTGGCGAGAAAATAATTAGTAGTAATTTCACTGGGCTGACATAGCTAAATAATGAACCCAAACGAGGATGCTTGCTTTTTCTAGCTTGTCGCGAACAGAGATAAATGCTGCCATTGTTGCTCCTTCTGAGAGGCAAAAATTATTCCATCGTtgcaaagagaaacacatttttgtccGAAATCTACAAAGCCTTCTGCGTAAATTCTGATTGGTCGGGGGCAAGAGTGACGCATTACCAACGCGACGTTCAATGTGCAGTAGATTGTATACATGATGCTAAATGCGTTGCAGGATGAGAGGGTCACACAGCGAAACATCGTGTCTTAAATAAAAAGTAGAACAATTCTCCGGATGGTAGACCTTTATCAGACCATAGTTCATCCCACTCCGACGTTTCAACGGGGCGAATGAGACAGTAAAGGTAAGGCAGGAGTGGTCATGGCTAACAGCTCACCATTTGTTACCCACAGTTGTTGTGTCAGGAAGCCTAGCTATTTTAGCTAATTTAGCAGGGGTCTTTGCTTGGACACACGTGCCTAGAAGAAATTGTGCCAGACTGGCAAAACGGTGAGCCATGTGTTTGTCTCATTCTGCAGGATGTCAAATATTGAAGTTTGTTAACTTACCTGTGTGGGGCATGTGTGTTGCACAGGCTCACACATAAAAGAATGTTAAACTGCTGTGCAAAGCTTTGACAACTTTTGAAAATGCATTATATCTAGGTCTCCAGGACAGCTTTTGGATTCCActgaaacatttgtaaaaaatagTTTGTTACTAAATCATCTGTGCACACGTGACTCTCTGTTTTATGTAGCTGAAAACGCAGCAGACTTAACCAAGCTGCATGGGTGGAAGCCgtattcagatccttcacttaagtaaaagtagcaacacgCCAATATATAAATACTCAGTgtcaagtaaaagtcctgcctTCAAACCCTCACTGAAGTaaaaatcagcaaaatatactcaGAAGTCAAAgtacacaaagtaaaaatacttgccatgcagcagaatggcttctgtcagtgttattatatattatattatttgattGTTATCACTCCGTTAACATGTAAGCATCATTTCAGTGTTGCAGCTGATAAAATGGAGCTGATTTTAACTCCATTAAAGtatcaaaaaatatatacttaaGTCCAATTGTCAAGTAATTGTACTTAGTTAAATGCAACCACTGCTTAGTGAACTGCTTTGTTGCCAAGCCATAACCTTCAAGCGTAACAATTAAAACTGATCAAAATTTACAAAAAACCCATCTATTTACCATTCATTTACCACATTAAACTGTTAACATTTTAAGGTGTTAACCCTGCATATAATAACACATCCATTCTGTATTGCAGCAGATGTTCAGACTGTGCATCGCTCTTCTTCTGACATCGCCAGCAGAAGCAAATACAAGGACGGCTGAGTAAGCTATGAAAGTCCTGTCATGGTGTAGGAGAACCTGCAGATACATCAGCGTCCAACACTAGTACTCAACTTTCCACTTAAAGTCTACACTGGCTCAGCTGGTAGCATCTGACCTGAAGTATCGAGGGGAAGTTAAATCTGTAGAATCGAGACAGTGGACCATGGCCTAGAAAGTGTGCATCTCCCTGTCATAAataaagaagacaaaataaaatcctgATTCAGCTCTGTTGCGTATGATCACACATGTCCTTCCAGCAGCTGAAAGGATACCCACAACTCCATGCTCTCATGTGACCCTCCATCGCTCACTCAGTTTCTCCCAGATGCACCGAACACAGAGCCACCGGAGCAAAGCAAAATACCTCAGGAGAAAAAAGGGATTCATGTCCTCAATCAAGGGAGTTTCTCATCTCTCCAGGCGAGCCAAGAGACGCTTGTATTGTAAATTACAGCTTTGGATGTGGAGGAAGCGGAGAGAGAAATGCCGTTTTGGAATATTGAGAGTAAAGAAACGAGCCTGTGGGGTCAGCTCCAGCTCTGGCCCCTGCCTCACTCTAAAGACACAATCGCCAAAAGATAAAAGCAAAGTTCCAATGTACCACACACCAAACTTGGAAAATTCACAAGTCAGAACGTCACCTCCTGGATGTGATACTGGAGGTTCAGAGGACTTGCGTAGAGGACAGAATTGCCTGCTGAAACTGCGTGAATCCGTCAGCCTGTCAGAAACGTTCATAGCTCCCAGTTCCTTGCAGAACCTGGTAACGGACACAAATGTTTCTGCAGGTGACATCGCCATGCCAACAGCGACGGTGCCGCCTCAAAGAACAGAAACTTGGGTACAGCTTAGTGGAACGGCCGACCCTTTAAAACATTCTCACACCGTTAAACCACTGTTGAATACAGACAGCAATGCATATGGGTTAactacacattttaaagaaattgGGACGATGTTACTAGCTCAAAGGCTTGAGGTTGACGACCCATCAGGGCAACTCACTACTGTCACTCCAGGTCAGGACCAGGCTACAAACAGAGATAATGATGAGTGGATCGCCTGTAAAAAGACAGCGTCTTCTCAAACTGACGTCAGCCTTAAAGTACTGACAAAGGACATCCACGGTAGacttattttcactttttatatatttttgttttacatttctgtttttcacagcCATTTGAGATGCCAATGTTTCCATGTGTCTCTAGAATTCCTTGATGATTTCTACAGAATATATGGAAGTTTCATCCCATTACAAAAGGCCGACGTGTTGAGACATCTGAAGAGGAGGTTTAACACTGATTTCAGTGACCGGTAAATCTTTGTCTGAAATCACTTTTGTATCATGTGATTCTCTCTGTTCAAATGATTAAAACCTCTTGACTCAACAGCAGAACTTCTTtagttcattttttaaagtttttgttttataggaAGAGCATTCTGAGTGATATCTGTAATAATTTTATTCCTGGAccatttgtattgtattttccCACCTGTGCAGGAAAAATGTCATCTTCTCAGAAGTTACCAAATACCGAATTGCGATCGTTGAGAAACCTGTTCCCTCCTTCCGGGTGGTctacaagaaacacacactgacactggaTGACTTGTCCACACTGGCAGATCAGAACTGGCTCAACGATCAGGTTATCATCTAACACACCAAgagtttcagtttgttgttgatttttgaGTGGAAAGATTTATGTGTGTTGAATGTAACTgatgtatattttttgtttccGCTTAAGGTCATGAACATGTACGGAGAATTGATTATGGAATCTGCCCATCACAAGGTAATCTTAAATTAAAGTAGGATGTTATGTTGTGTCGTGTTTTTTTACGAATAATAATTGGAACACCAAATGGTTTTTACCTACCAGGTTTATTAAAATATTGGCAGTAATTAAGGGAAAAGTTTGACGTTATCATTGTCGTTTTGGGAGATGtgcatatttgctttcttgtcgaaagtcagatgagaagataccACTCACATACAGGCAGCGgccatttagcttagcataaagactggaaacgggaaactgctagcctggctctgtgcgaAGATAGAAGTAATatctgcccaccagcacctctataaaatgacaagttgtagttttacaggGTGATAtgcgggactatttcttggtcggACACTGTGACTTTCTGGAGACTTGTCATTACTGTGAgggtcagaatcagaatcagaaatactttattgatccccagggggaaattgtacaggcaattgccaggcaaccagtgaaTGTAAGCGCTTTTCCCCAAAtctcaaactattgctttagTTAATCACAATACTTGCCTATAATCTAGACTGTGTCACAATCAGAGAATTGTCCTATTTCTTGAGCTCTATCTATACAGTACTTGAACAACTTTTAATGCAATAACAATTTTGAAAGTGCGAGAGTGTCAGAATCTGACCAGACTAAAAACGCATGGACTTGCACAGGCGaacattattttagttttttaattgtagttttgtcattttgatctCCTTTTGTCTCCACTCTTAGGTCCATTTTCTCAACAGCTTCTTCCACCGGCAGCTCATGACTAAAGGATACGATGGTGTTAAGAGATGGACAAAGCAGGTTAGCTCTAAGATGGAAGTGGTGTGATCATTTatcagtgtgaaaatgtggGTGATAAACTTCTGGAAAAATCACTGACTTTTttagaaaggaagagaaagcagagcGAGTGGCCTTAACCCTGTCTTTCTTGAACAGGTGGATTTGTTCTCTAAGAGTTTGCTTTTGGTGCCCATCCATCTGGAAGTTCACTGGTGTCTGGTGACAGCTGACGTTGTCAAAAAGAAGATCTGCCTTTATGACTCTCAAGGGAATGCACTTCAGAAGGTTGCAAGGGTAAGAGCagatttcatgtattttttttgtcactgacAATATACGTAAACACCAGTCGCTTTTCCTGGAGTAGAAATAAGTTCTTATCTGCAAGACATtgtaaaactgtttttctctgtgctttgcTTGTAATAGAACATCCTGAAATACTTGATGACAGAAGCAAAGGACAAGAAGCAAACAGCTTTTGAAAATGGTTGGGCCGTGTTGTTCGATGAGGTATGTTCTGTCGATGTTATAGCCAGTAATGATAGACTTCAAAAGCTGGTGGCACAAAGGAACAAAGCTTCATCTGACACGCTCACTGATGTGATGTCTTGTCTCCCCCTGCTGTCCTTCACAGAAAATCCCACAACAGACCAATGAAAATGACTGTGGAGTTTTTGTCTTGGAGGTACCAGCGTGCCTTTTAAACCTAATACGCATGACTTCAATGTGTCTGATCCCATAATGACTGAATTTTGTTCTCCTTTACAGTATTCTAGATGCCTTGCCATGGCAAAACCTCTGCAGTTTACACAGAAGGACATACCAAAGATACGCAAGAGGATCTACAAAGAGCTCTGTGACTGTAAGCTCCATGAACAGGGCTGACGAGTATCTTACcgttgtatgtatgtgttgctgATAATATGTGCTGCTTCTGATTAGGGTTGGAaatctctctcagtctctgtttAGGGCTTCATTTGCAGCTCTGTAACTACCTGTAAGAGCATATGCCGGACTCCAGTAGGAGGGTGTCAGTCTTATGTCAGGTGCACTGTTAATGCTAAATCATAATCCTTGTATGATTACTGTATTTATATGATCAGTATTTAATCAGGCAtgttatttaagaaaaaaagatcttaTTGTTCATGTTAGACTGTGACTTGGAGTTTACACTTCTACAGTGCGCCAACAGAGCCTTACTAAATGGACTGCCTG from Enoplosus armatus isolate fEnoArm2 chromosome 14, fEnoArm2.hap1, whole genome shotgun sequence includes the following:
- the LOC139296661 gene encoding alpha-2-HS-glycoprotein-like gives rise to the protein MNPLGITVVLVLLVGVWAQINVLRPQCDSPEAEEAALVAQDYLNAQHTHGYKYALNRIEDIKILNRLDGDTYVLEVDLLETDCHVLDPTPLANCTVRPKALTAVEGDCDVVLKKVGGALTVTAFKCKTEESTEDFCLDCPTLLPLNDTTALDFVQASLATFNNITVNVTYTVLEVGRMSSQVVFGGPIYLAEYVVVEANCTDDACVPLNDVMAERGICSAKGSSADHTVDCKIFPTLIPVVDGNSTAAPALPPVVHVHAGLSQKHGLRHHKLTTLHDPQLSVFLSAESAESDEVVPVAPAVVDTAAAAAPAADPAADPAAEPAAEPAAEPAADPAADPAADPAADPVPDPALAVNTASASASSEVPVIVVKRDVPAVPAVPAVPAVPASALVDTPATQIDPISLVPVCPGRVRFF
- the LOC139296433 gene encoding sentrin-specific protease 5-like, with the translated sequence MLLAQRLEVDDPSGQLTTVTPGQDQATNRDNDEWIACKKTASSQTDVSLKVLTKDIHEFLDDFYRIYGSFIPLQKADVLRHLKRRFNTDFSDRKNVIFSEVTKYRIAIVEKPVPSFRVVYKKHTLTLDDLSTLADQNWLNDQVMNMYGELIMESAHHKVHFLNSFFHRQLMTKGYDGVKRWTKQVDLFSKSLLLVPIHLEVHWCLVTADVVKKKICLYDSQGNALQKVARNILKYLMTEAKDKKQTAFENGWAVLFDEKIPQQTNENDCGVFVLEYSRCLAMAKPLQFTQKDIPKIRKRIYKELCDCKLHEQG